One window of the Triticum dicoccoides isolate Atlit2015 ecotype Zavitan chromosome 3B, WEW_v2.0, whole genome shotgun sequence genome contains the following:
- the LOC119282688 gene encoding uncharacterized protein LOC119282688: MAAPNRRGGSGRKKTVIRRIEQEDARQVTYAKRRVGLFNKASELAVLTGAQVAALAFSPGGKVFSFGHPSVDSVVERFLPGERLGACPRANGRFLAAEGAVEGAADEDNVNELAQQLAEMRAELMEVKKQRKRIDKAIAKERAAGDQIAVWVDPNVRDMGDEDMAAFFAMLLKVKTDVSDRANQVLLDFSRKVEISPPSPAQIFGGSIFEFGSSSGSAHAGMEFQFLVPPPQGQGFEAGMDMQQMVMAPLPPPLGFPSGIDMQQQMVLDMPPAQVVAAGMDMQQQMAMEMHPAQVVAAGVDMQEMPPAQVVAAGMDMQEMPPPPGFVAGMDIDMEQMQIMIGQPPSFEAGMETELHQWLMAMPPPEFPAGLEMAQQVLEPNAEEEKI, translated from the coding sequence CCGTAATCCGCCGGATCGAGCAAGAGGATGCCCGGCAAGTCACCTACGCCAAGCGCCGGGTGGGGCTCTTCAACAAGGCCAGCGAGCTGGCTGTGCTCACGGGCGCCCAGGTGGCCGCCCTCGCCTTCTCTCCCGGCGGCAAGGTATTCTCCTTCGGCCACCCCTCCGTCGACTCCGTCGTAGAACGCTTCCTGCCGGGGGAACGTCTGGGTGCTTGCCCGAGGGCCAATGGCCGTTTCCTGGCGGCGGAGGGCGCGGTGGAGGGCGCTGCCGACGAAGACAACGTGAACGAGCTGGCCCAGCAGCTCGCCGAGATGCGCGCGGAGCTGATGGAGGTGAAGAAGCAGAGGAAGCGCATCGACAAGGCCATAGCTAAGGAGCGCGCCGCGGGGGACCAGATTGCGGTGTGGGTCGACCCGAACGTGCGCGACATGGGGGACGAGGACATGGCGGCCTTCTTTGCCATGCTTCTCAAGGTAAAGACCGACGTCTCCGACCGTGCCAACCAGGTTCTATTGGACTTCAGCCGCAAGGTTGAAATCTCCCCGCCGTCCCCGGCCCAGATCTTTGGCGGCAGCATCTTTGAGTTCGGTAGCAGCAGCGGCAGCGCCCACGCCGGGATGGAGTTCCAGTTTCTGGTGCCTCCACCGCAGGGGCAGGGGTTCGAGGCCGGGATGGATATGCAGCAGATGGTGATGGCGCCGCTGCCTCCGCCTCTGGGGTTCCCCTCCGGGATAGATATGCAACAGCAGATGGTGCTGGACATGCCTCCGGCTCAGGTGGTCGCCGCCGGCATGGATATGCAACagcagatggcgatggagatgcatcCGGCTCAGGTTGTCGCCGCTGGAGTGGATATGCAGGAGATGCCTCCAGCTCAGGTGGTTGCCGCCGGGATGGATATGCAGGAGATGCCTCCGCCGCCGGGGTTCGTTGCCGGGATGGATATTGATATGGAGCAGATGCAAATCATGATCGGTCAGCCGCCGTCGTTCGAGGCAGGGATGGAGACAGAGTTACATCAATGGCTTATGGCGATGCCGCCACCGGAGTTCCCTGCCGGGTTGGAGATGGCGCAGCAGGTGCTTGAGCCCAACGCCGAAGAAGAGAAGATCTAA